In Drosophila santomea strain STO CAGO 1482 chromosome 3L, Prin_Dsan_1.1, whole genome shotgun sequence, a single window of DNA contains:
- the LOC120448749 gene encoding uncharacterized protein LOC120448749 isoform X2, translated as MGATRVKPFSEVECKAIKRFMKSYKKYHADLDEDEVKRSGENAWGKLMPHQKKYFELKPIEIPAKRILPAARKKTNNKQKKAVSGWRYHARKRAMSRPKQKLSNPVMSAAFIGFLREYHRRNASLDVKKRLQRAARMWSKLSKTQKNMFRKVGARRKRK; from the exons ATGGGAGCAACGAGAGTTAAGCCCTTCTCTGAAGTGGAGTGCAAGGCCATAAAGAGGTTCATGAAAAGTTACAAGAAGTACCATGCCGATCTAGACGAAGACGAGGTGAAAAGGTCAGGAGAAAATGCCTGGGGAAAGCTAATGCCCCATcaaaaaaagtattttgaa TTAAAGCCTATAGAAATCCCCGCAAAAAGAATATTGCCTGCCGCCagaaaaaaaactaataacaAGCAGAAGAAAGCAGTGTCCGGTTGGCGTTACCATGCCAGGAAAAGAGCCATGTCCAGGCCCAAGCAAAAACTTTCGAATCCTGTCATGAGTGCCGCCTTCATAGGATTTTTGCGGGAGTACCATAGAAGAAACGCCAGCCTAGACGTTAAGAAAAGGCTGCAAAGAGCAGCCAGAATGTGGTCAAAACTCTCGAAAACtcagaaaaatatgtttcgGAAGGTG GGAGCGAGGAGAAAAAGGAAGTAG
- the LOC120448903 gene encoding uncharacterized protein LOC120448903 gives MPLSAPLHKLLCVCHIVSYFDYQKKVCQLLCLFNLRYNEDTQKFGFGHQLFIYFVCFWSLLCLPCYLMFLDGYVIDRGSLYIYLMPCLYYKYLESSMLETLNEMAKVHRKLHTILGTIFCVSVKRAYCCSWLISIELVFVIYWQIESLKNDVQRLFVFSCLFGWHLQLLLLVNSYIWLQFIYVVMNQIFTPNQLTNEEQWKRFRTVMKLHGTVQQIQRNISHYFSVYICSLVVLLTSVFYRAVSEAGFDWDQSRLVLLKLHFWHIRYFGNLILLICTLLMVLCDYKSERNKFLKATCHTQPLLQKSWSSISTNRCKQTPDLLDLMILTGSTYRDIKCMTVTLWEMRINQDTVLTLETACFMNYFFLLMLTVCLVPIIAIANGFRIDLEHKLLNFTFYEVYSNNSGPLSLTIDNLTMYSYVLSHSLE, from the exons ATGCCGCTGTCAGCGCCGCTTCACAAACTGCTCTGCGTGTGCCACATTGTCAGCTACTTCGATTACCAGAAGAAAGTGTGCCAATTGCTGTGCTTGTTCAACCTGCGATACAATGAGGACACCCAGAAGTTCGGCTTTGGGCATCAGCTGTTCATATACTTCGTCTGTTTCTGGAGCCTCCTGTGTCTTCCGTGTTACCTAATGTTTCTCGATGGGTATGTTATCGATCGAGGTAGCCTCTATATCTACCTGATGCCCTGCCTCTATTACAAATATCTGGAGAGCTCTATGCTCGAAACCTTGAATGAGATGGCAAAAGTGCACAGGAAACTGCACACCATATTGGGAACTATATTTTGTGTGTCCGTCAAACGGGCATATTGCTGCTCCTGGCTGATATCCATTGAACTGGTCTTCGTTATCTACTGGCAAATTGAGTCCTTAAAGAATGACGTCCAGcgtttgtttgtgttttcatGCCTATTTGGCTGGCATCTGCAGCTTCTCCTCCTCGTTAACAGCTACATTTGGCTACAATTCATCTACGTAGTTATGAATCAGATATTCACTCCAAATCAGCTTACGAATGAAGAGCAGTGGAAAAGGTTTAGGACCGTAATGAAACTACACGGTACCGTACAGCAAATCCAACGAAACATATCCCATTACTTCAGTGTGTACATATGTTCCTTAGTCGTACTTTTAACAAGCGTGTTCTACCGAGCTGTTTCTGAAGCTGGTTTCGATTGGGATCAGAGCCGATTGGTATtgttgaaattgcatttttggcatATAAGATACTTTGGAAATCTAATTCTCCTCATTTGCACTCTACTTATGGTTCTTTGCGACTATAAATCGGAGAGAAACAAGTTCTTAAAAGCTACGTGTCACACCCAACCCCTGCTCCAAAAATCGTGGAGTAGCATTAGTACAAATCGCTGTAAGCAAACCCCAGATCTTCTTGATTTAATG ATCCTGACTGGAAGTACATATCGTGATATAAAATGCATGACCGTGACTCTGTGGGAAATGCGGATAAATCAGGACACTGTGCTCACACTTGAGACAGCTTGCTTCATGAACTACTTCTTCCTGCTGATGCTTACCGTTTGCCTAGTGCCTATTATAGCTATCGCAAACGGATTCAGGATAGACTTGGAGCACAAGTTGCTAAATTTCACATTCTATGAAGTATATTCAAATAACTCGGGTCCTTTAAGTCTAACTATCGACAATTTAACGATGTATTCGTATGTTCTAAGCCATTCGCTGgaataa
- the LOC120448749 gene encoding uncharacterized protein LOC120448749 isoform X1: MFKIVYNILQLINVMGATRVKPFSEVECKAIKRFMKSYKKYHADLDEDEVKRSGENAWGKLMPHQKKYFELKPIEIPAKRILPAARKKTNNKQKKAVSGWRYHARKRAMSRPKQKLSNPVMSAAFIGFLREYHRRNASLDVKKRLQRAARMWSKLSKTQKNMFRKVGARRKRK, translated from the exons atgtttaaaattgtatataatatat TGCAGTTAATCAACGTCATGGGAGCAACGAGAGTTAAGCCCTTCTCTGAAGTGGAGTGCAAGGCCATAAAGAGGTTCATGAAAAGTTACAAGAAGTACCATGCCGATCTAGACGAAGACGAGGTGAAAAGGTCAGGAGAAAATGCCTGGGGAAAGCTAATGCCCCATcaaaaaaagtattttgaa TTAAAGCCTATAGAAATCCCCGCAAAAAGAATATTGCCTGCCGCCagaaaaaaaactaataacaAGCAGAAGAAAGCAGTGTCCGGTTGGCGTTACCATGCCAGGAAAAGAGCCATGTCCAGGCCCAAGCAAAAACTTTCGAATCCTGTCATGAGTGCCGCCTTCATAGGATTTTTGCGGGAGTACCATAGAAGAAACGCCAGCCTAGACGTTAAGAAAAGGCTGCAAAGAGCAGCCAGAATGTGGTCAAAACTCTCGAAAACtcagaaaaatatgtttcgGAAGGTG GGAGCGAGGAGAAAAAGGAAGTAG
- the LOC120448904 gene encoding uncharacterized protein LOC120448904, with product MEKHATARGFCLCHLMCVWYQTGRIGLYLGFYNVGYSEQLRKFACDEQLYVQIMAVVNLLASWLYLCCSHRWIYDQFVILLYVPLYIYFLILRRHLAKLLNECAGLHKSMQMIMGERLCAKIPRECIYTLLLIIMSILRLLWPIRIYSVYQSAFIFGVAFIYHFELLFFGNYLIWLSCIFRSLNAFLLQDMRSDRLHMLKGALRQQTKIWRVHRTVSRYFALHIMSFMIQPGLKICIILQSSDQQMNAQMISLMLHLLLLALFFIIASNLHKQHRKFQQSYLVLKDDPNYFVLKSWRLLHHRTLPKAFGVTLLRKREKVQYKQDVVTMMFSNNYPVVQLTKQPLCLTFVGFKAIRFGISLSMLRSCLKTHIRELLLMLVIRPLFNKNVTWQDYESDDDLNGNVTQTISQVYRFYFYDEFE from the exons ATGGAGAAACACGCAACTGCCAGGGGATTTTGTCTGTGCCACttgatgtgtgtgtggtaTCAGACTGGAAGGATCGGACTATATTTAGGTTTCTATAACGTGGGTTACTCGGAGCAACTGAGGAAATTTGCATGCGACGAGCAACTATACGTGCAAATAATGGCTGTTGTTAATTTGCTGGCCAGTTGGCTTTATCTCTGCTGCAGTCATCGTTGGATCTACGACCAGTTTGTAATCCTACTGTATGTTCCgctatatatttactttctaATACTGAGAAGACACCTCGCGAAGCTGTTGAATGAATGTGCTGGTCTACATAAGTCGATGCAAATGATAATGGGAGAGCGATTGTGTGCAAAGATTCCTCGAGAATGTATCTATACCCTATTGCTAATCATAATGAGTATTCTGCGACTTCTATGGCCGATAAGAATATATTCGGTTTACCAGAGTGCTTTTATATTCGGAGTCGCATTTATTTATCACTTCGAGCTGCTGTTCTTTGGAAACTATTTGATCTGGCTCAGCTGTATCTTCAGATCGCTTAATGCGTTCCTCTTGCAAGACATGAGAAGTGATAGATTGCATATGTTGAAGGGAGCGCTGAGACAGCAAACCAAAATTTGGCGCGTTCATCGAACTGTGTCACGATACTTTGCCCTGCATATCATGAGCTTTATGATTCAGCCGGGCttaaaaatttgcataatattaCAGAGTTCAGATCAACAGATGAATGCTCAAATGATTTCCCTTATGTTGCATTTACTTCTATTGGCCTTATTTTTCATAATTGCTTCGAACCTACATAAACAGCATCGCAAGTTTCAGCAAAGTTATCTTGTCCTTAAAGATGATCCCAACTATTTTGTATTGAAGTCTTGGCGCCTGTTGCACCATAGAACTTTGCCAAAGGCATTTGGAGTGACACTTTTGCGAAAGCGGGAAAAAGTTCAGTACAAACAGGATGTTGTAACTATGATG TTCTCGAACAACTACCCCGTTGTGCAATTGACCAAACAACCACTCTGTTTAACATTTGTTGGCTTTAAAGCTATCAGGTTTGGCATTTCTCTTTCTATGCTGAGGAGTTGCTTGAAAACCCACATCCGTGAACTTTTGTTAATGCTTGTAATTCGTCCACTGTTCAACAAAAACGTAACTTGGCAGGACTATGAGTCCGATGACGATTTGAATGGAAATGTTACTCAAACAATTAGTCAAGTCTATCGCTTTTATTTCTATGATGAGTTCGAGTGA
- the LOC120448902 gene encoding uncharacterized protein LOC120448902 has protein sequence MARLRFIFIIAKVLRFPLHFFGLLQLRFSKPQQVYQHRPNFCRFLPAVLITLILLLHKLLSYEMEKENKLVNLLQIEKRPLRSQIELWSENLTSIYIFLTLICSLINKNELWDLINEAQFTYKQLKSHLGKHLVLKCSWVVLINGLLLLLLLAVMVVDIVFLNWPKTSGEPNTVTFTELYQLFDYIMGIPRLFFVLIMALRILYHLINAGWLQNIKMLRLQRSLKLYQFQLRNIYSNQKGANILAGHYFKMSYMCFLCLIAFRIAEFLQFLNFDSNELVQKQKSQEDLEDEAFWEGQENSGQTNLKEPLMKPMLILSWHFALWMLLLAAANTQQKEYSNLMEKSWNFKSDEHGCEMKEFLNAYCWTGHALKQLDILDLLFLSGISICDRQPVSICFISNKLQNSNSAYLGLNTIVRHFKLLLNLVVTAGIVYVVQQVELRHLQQYLEQV, from the exons ATGGCTCGACTTCGCTTCATCTTTATCATCGCCAAAGTTCTGCGGTTCCCTTTGCATTTTTTTGGTCTTCTACAGCTGAGGTTTAGTAAACCTCAACAAGTATATCAACACAGGCCAAACTTTTGCAGATTTTTACCTGCCGTTCTTATAACTCTGATATTGCTTTTGCATAAGCTATTAAGCTATGAAATGGAAAAAGAGAACAAGCTGGTTAACTTACTACAAATCGAAAAGAGACCTCTGAGGAGCCAAATAGAATTATGGAGCGAAAACTTAACCAGCATTTATATCTTCCTGACTCTAATCTGTTCTTTAATCAACAAGAATGAGCTATGGGACTTGATAAACGAGGCTCAGTTCACCTATAAACAGTTAAAATCTCATCTGGGAAAACATTTAGTTCTGAAATGTTCCTGGGTCGTTCTCATAAATGGCTTACTTTTGCTACTTTTACTAGCTGTTATGGTAGTTGACATTGTATTTCTTAACTGGCCAAAAACGTCTGGAGAACCCAATACCGTCACGTTTACCGAACTGTATCAGCTTTTCGATTACATAATGGGTATACCCAGATTATTTTTTGTACTTATTATGGCGCTGCGTATTCTCTATCATCTGATTAACGCTGGGTGGcttcaaaacataaaaatgctaCGATTGCAAAGAAGTCTTAAGTTGTATCAGTTTCAGCTTCGCAATATCTACTCAAATCAAAAAGGCGCCAATATCTTGGCTGGTCACTATTTTAAAATGTCCTACATGTGCTTCCTTTGTCTGATCGCCTTCCGAATAGCTGAATTTCTGCAGTTCCTTAACTTTGATTCTAATGAGCTTGTGCAGAAACAGAAGAGCCAGGAAGATCTGGAAGATGAAGCCTTTTGGGAGGGACAGGAAAACTCAGGGCAGACAAATCTCAAGGAGCCGCTGATGAAACCTATGCTGATATTATCATGGCATTTTGCATTGTGGATGTTGCTACTTGCTGCAGCTAACACTCAGCAGAAGGAATATTCCAACTTAATGGAAAAAAGCTGGAATTTTAAATCTGATGAACACGGTTGCGAAATGAAAGAATTTTTGAACGCATACTGCTGGACGGGGCATGCACTTAAGCAATTGGATATTCTCGATTTACTG TTTCTATCAGGAATCTCTATATGTGACCGTCAACCTGTTTCCATTTGTTTTATATCGAACAAGTTACAAAATAGTAACTCCGCGTATCTTGGTTTGAACACTATAGTCAGACACTTTAAGCTACTTTTAAATCTTGTAGTTACGGCAGGCATCGTCTACGTTGTGCAACAAGTGGAACTCAGACATCTACAGCAATACCTCGAACAGGTGTAA